GCTCCCTGATGGTAGGATGAACCCGTTGGAGGCACTAATCGTTGGTGTTGTTCTCACAGGTAGCGGAATGCTTTACCTGACGTTCATTGTTAATACTTTGAGTGGATTCGTCATTTCGCTGATAGTCGTGAGTTACCTGTTTCTCTATACGCCGCTGAAGCGGAAGACTTCGCTGTGTACGCTGATCGGGGCAGTGCCGGGCGCGCTCCCGCCTGTCGTCGGATGGGTCGCAGCGCGAGGGACGCTAACAGGCGAGGCATGGGTGCTGTTTGCGATACTCTTTTTATGGCAGCTGCCGCATTCTCTTGCAATCGCCTACATCTATCGCGAAGACTACGCAAAAGCCGGATTCCGCCTATTACCGGTCATTCATCCCGATGGCGCAAGCACGTGCCGTCAAATTGTGATTAATTGCGTCGCACTCCTCGGAATAGGTTTGTTGCCTGCCTTGTACAACGTCGCAGGGAGTGTCTACTTTTTCACAGCACTGTTGACAGGTGGGACGTTTCTGGTATTCGGTATCTATTTACAACGTACACGCTCCGTAAAAGCCGCACGCTACCTGTTATATGCATCGTTGCTTTATCTGCCAGTGGTATTTATCACAATGGCGTTGGATAAAATTTAGATTAACGAGGAAGCAAAATGAACGCGCCAGAGCATCGCAAGCGAAATCGCCGCCTCGGACTTATCTTGGCCCTGTTGTTTGTAGGATTATTTGCTATTGTGACAGCAGCGATAATTACAGGCAGCAAAGCACCGCAATCTGTTGAAAGTGTTGTAAGTAGTCTTGTTGTTCCGGTTCTGGGCATTATCGGGTTGCTATTGATTATCGCAGCGATAGGGGAAATTGTTCAAAAGCGTCGCCTTACTATTATTTTATCTCTACTTGTGACAGTTCTTTTTGTCATAGGAGCAATAGCAGGGGGTGTTACTGCAACGATTTTAGGTGTTGCCGTTCGCATTATCGTCCTGCTACTGATTATTGCGGCGGTAGTTGAGATTGTTCTGCGAATTCTAAAAAATAGGGTGCGCGAATGATGACACATAATAACTCTGAAGTCCAGGAACGACAACCTTTGAGTAACGCACGATTGGGCATATTGGTCCTACTCGGTGCGGAGACAATGCTGTTTTCGGGACTCATCGGTACGTTCCTCGTCTTTCGGGTCGGGAATGTCACATGGCCCCCGCCATCGCATATCGGGATTGAGTTGCCACGTGTCGTAACCGGCATTAATACCGCCCTGCTTCTGCTCAGTGGTTACACAATGTTTCAAGCGTGGCGCGCGATCCAGAAAGACAGCGTAAAGCAGCTCCGTAATTGGCTTTTAATCACAGGGATGCTTGGGCTGCTTTTCCTCGGTGTACAGGGGAGCGAGTGGGTACAACTCATTCGCAACGGGCTTACACTCCAGTCTGGTGTGTATGGCGGCATCTTCTATGTGCTTATCGGGTGCCACGCTGTTCACGTCCTGAGTGCTGTTATCTGGGTGTTCATAGTTTTTGGCATGGCGATGGCAGGACGGTTCTCTGCAGACCGTTACACGGGCGTTGATACTTGTGCGATCTACTGGATTTTTGTCGTCGCGCTCTGGCCAATTCTCTACGTTTTGGTGTATCTCTCGTAAGATCGCGAAAGGAATTATTGGAATGCATAGAATATTTTGGCGCAGCTTGCAAGCCAAAACTTGCTATACAACAGTCTTAGGGGCTTCCGTCTTGATACTTGTCATGCTTATTGCCCCGATGTCTCTTGAAGCATGCCCCGGGTGTAAAACACTTGATGATCCGATCGGTAAAGGTTTTAATTGGAGTATCCTTTTTATGATAGCGATGCCCTTTACTATTTTTGGGATCATCGGCGGCACGATTTTTTTACAATGGAACGGTTATCGGTTATCTGTTATCGGTAGTCGGTTAAAGGAGCGTCTGCTACGCATCAGAAATTCTTAACTGACGACTGACAACTGATAACTGACAACTGATAATAAATAAAGGAGTTTAATGTAGTGGAACACGCTACCACTTTAGACCACACTGAAGACGTATACGAACCTTCACTTACGCCGGACAGCCTCGGCAAGCTCGGTATGTGGATTTTCCTCGTCGGGGATACCATGTCCTTTGGCGCGTTGCTTGCAGCGTACGCGGCGCTCCGGGCGGGTGCAGGCGTAGTCGGTTGGGTACCACCAGATGAAATCCTCGGTATTAACCTAACCGCAGCCATGACATTTCTGCTGATATGCAGTAGTGTCACGATGGTGAAAGCACTGGAGTCGATTCAGAATGGCAATGTTTCACGCATGTGTCTGTTCCTTGGACTGACAATTGCGGGTGGAATTATCTTCCTTGGACTACAGGCTTATGAATGGACACATTTGATTAAACACGGCTTGACTCTGACAGGTATCCCTGAGCACGGGTTAAAGAGTGCGACTATCAGTGGGTCAACGCTTTTTGGTCCCACTTTCTACGCCATCACAGGTTTCCACGGGATGCACGTGACTGGTGGTGTCATTTATCTCATCGTCATCTTGATACACGGTTTGCGTGGCAGATATACCGCTGAGTTTAACCATGAAGTGGAAATTGTTGGACTCTATTGGCACTTCGTTGACCTTATCTGGATTATGGTCTTTACCTTCATTTATCTACTATAGGAGTAATAAGAATGGCACAGGATGGACACACAGAACACCCGAAATACATGAATATCTTCTGGTGGCTTTTGGGGCTGACAGTCGCTGAGGTTTTGGTCGTGATTCCCGATCTCCCTATAGCAATCAAAGCCATCTTGCTTATCGGAATGGCATGTTCCAAGGCTGCCCTTGTCGCTATCTATTTCATGCATCTGAAGTTTGAAAGGAAAACATTAGCAGCTATCGTGATAACGCCCTTCCTTATCTGCGTTTTTCTCGTCGTCATGCTGATGCCTGATCTCACATTAGATACACGACTCGATGGCATAGAGAAACCGGCAGCAGAAGTTGTGGATACGTCGGCTCACTAACTACCCACTGGGTTTGGAATATGGAAGCACAAGTCGATAATGCCACTAAAACGAAGCGAAAATTTGACAAAAGCACCCTCATCTGGGTCATGCTGGGTGTTATCATTATCGCTATCGCCGGGATTAACTTATGGTCGGTATTTGGCACCAAACCGGAAGTATTAACTGAAACTGCTTCTATCAGCGTGCCAGACTTTAGCCTGACGAACCAACAGGGAGAGCCATTAGGGTTATCCGACATGGCAGGCAAAATTTGGGTCGCGGATTTCATCTTCACCAACTGCCCAACGATTTGTCCAGCGATGACACAGGAGATGGCACGCTTGCAATCCGAATTTGTTGCAGACCCCGTTTATTTCGTCTCGTTCTCTGTCGATCCAGAGCGGGATACGGCAGAAGTTCTCACGCGCTACGCAAAGGCTTATGGCGCAGACGATAGGCGTTGGCACTTTCTCACCGGCGACAAGGCACATATTTATCAGTTAGCCGAACATGGGTTCAGTTTGGCGGCGGGGCACAAGGGTAGCGAAATACTCCATAGCCCGCGGTTCGTTCTCGTCAAAGCGGATGGGAACATCCACGACTACTACGACAGTCGAAGTAAACCCGCGATGCTGCGTTTACGCCGAGATGTCAAAACGCTCCTCAAAAAATGAGAGACTTTGATCTGAATCTCTTAATCTCTCTTGCGGCTTTTGTAATTCACTTCACTTTCGGATTTTTCCGTGGACGCTTTAAAAGATTCAGCCGCCCGTGGAGCAGATGTCTCTACATTCCGATTACAATGAACATCGTTGTTCGACACTTTATCCTCAATTGGAAGTGGCAGACTGCGATGGTTTACTTATGGCCAGCAACACTGATTGCGCATATACTTGGCGGTTTTCTGGGAGCGCGTTACAGAAACCGTAGCCGGTAATGAAATTATGCCTTAAATGGCATAATTTTGCTTCGCAGTGAGAATGCTTTACATTTGGAGGGCGACTCTTAGGGAAGACGCGTGAAATACGAAACCTACGTTGTTCTCCCGCAAGGAAAGTTAAAAAGATGATCAAAAAAATCTATGTGCCTGTTGACAATTCGGACTACTCCGACGCAAGTATCGCTTTGGCGGTCGAATTCGCAAAGAAATTCGGTTCGCAGTTAGTGGGATCACACGTTTACGCCGCAAAGATGCACGATGTCCGCTTCAAGCAGATGGAATATACCCTGCCGGAGGAGTATCAGGACGAGGTCGAACTTGAAAAACAACGCCGCATCCACGATACCCTCATTACAATGGGGCTGCAACTGATCTCCGATTCCTACCTTGAGGTGATGAAACAGAAGTGCACCGAATTTGACATCCCATTTGAACCCAAAATGCCGGAAGGCAAACACTTTATAAAACTCGTTGAAGACATTCAGGAAAGCGATTACGATCTTGTCATTATGGGGGCACTCGGTATGGGTGCAGTCAAAGATAGCCTTATCGGCGGTGTCACTGAACGCGTCGTCCGCCGTATTAATACCGATACGCTCGTTGTCCGAGACCTTGAACCCATTGAAGCACATGACGGAAATATCCTTGTCGGGATTGATGGAAGTCCAGAGTCTTTCTCAGGTTTGAAGACCGCTATACAACTCGGACGTAAATTCAACAAACAGGTTGAAGCCGTTGGTGTCTATGATCCGTATCTGCACTACATCGTTTTCAATTCCGTCGTGAATGTGCTAACAGAACGCGCCGCAAGAACTTTCAGATTTAAAGAGCAAGAACAACTCCACGAGGAAGTTATTGATACCGGATTAGCGAAAATTTATCAGTCACATTTGGAAGTCGCACGCGCTATTGCAAAAGAGGAACACGACTACGCCCTAAAAATTACCTTGCTTGATGGAAAAGCCTACGAAAAAATTCTACAATATGCCCGAAAAACGAATCCATGGCTCCTCGTCTTAGGCAGAATCGGTGTCCATAGTGAACAGGAGATGGACATCGGAAGCACTGCAGAGAATCTATTACGTCTTGCCCCTTGCAATGTCTTTTTATCAAGCCAACGTTATTTCCCACAAATAGATGTAAAAGCGGAAGAGACCCTCGTCTGGACGCAGGAGGCGTTAGATAGAATGGAGAAAGCACCACCCTTAGTGCGCGGCATCGCTAAGACAGCCGTACATCGGTTTGCTATAGAACGCGGTCATTCTGTTATTACCGAGAGCGTCATTGATATGGCAATGGAAGCGATTATGCCGCAACGTGCCTCTGAAAAACTCACGCGTGTCGCAAAAGAGATCGCCGAACAGAAAGTCTTGGAATCAGATGCCGTCCAGACATATATCTGTGGCGAGTGTGGCTACGCCGCACACAACCAGCAACCCGTCCAGTGTCCTGTCTGTAGTTCACCGCCGGAACGTTTTCAGATGGTGGACAAAACTTCTCTGGAGAGCATGGCCGTAGACGAAGGCGGTGCTGCCGAGGAAGAAACTTTTGATGGCGTACGACTCCAATGGTCAGAACAGGCGAAAAAAGCACTACGTGGGGTGCCGCGCGGCTATATGCGGCGCAATGTCAAAGCACGGATCGAAAAATCCGCACGCGCCCAAAAAATTGGCACTATCACCAATGCCTTCGCAACAGAGATTATCAACGACAGCATGGGCGAAGCGGCTGCAGTCCGTGAAGATGCCCCTGAACTCAGAACCTTACAAGCACAGACTTCCGATTCCCAGAACGCTGAAGTCGTTCCAGGTTTTGAAAGTCCAGTGCAGTGGACCGAGGAGGCAATCGAACGTTTGAATTTAGTGCCTGCTGGGTTTATGCGGAATATTACGCAGACGCGTATTGAGCAGCGGGCGCAAGAGAACAACATTGAACAGGTTACACTCGATTTCGCCGCGCGTGTCATTGAGGATGGCAGAAGCCTTGCCAATGAGGTACTTGGACAGTATTATCAACAGCCAGATCAGGAGTAAACGGGTGACTGGCGACTTGAAAAAAATGGATGGTAAATAATGAGCGATATTCCAACGGTCACATTTCAAATCCTCGGTCCAAATGAGGGTGTTGCAGAGGGTTCACACAAAGGGTTATGGTTTAAGGTGCATTCAGATCCGCCACCGGCGCGTAATCTTCTCGTCGGTGTGAAGGTTTGCGCATCTAACGGAGAGGTTCAACAGTCCGGCACTGTCATGATCCTGAAACATGAAAGCCATTC
This sequence is a window from Candidatus Poribacteria bacterium. Protein-coding genes within it:
- a CDS encoding cytochrome c oxidase subunit 3 → MMTHNNSEVQERQPLSNARLGILVLLGAETMLFSGLIGTFLVFRVGNVTWPPPSHIGIELPRVVTGINTALLLLSGYTMFQAWRAIQKDSVKQLRNWLLITGMLGLLFLGVQGSEWVQLIRNGLTLQSGVYGGIFYVLIGCHAVHVLSAVIWVFIVFGMAMAGRFSADRYTGVDTCAIYWIFVVALWPILYVLVYLS
- a CDS encoding SCO family protein; translation: MEAQVDNATKTKRKFDKSTLIWVMLGVIIIAIAGINLWSVFGTKPEVLTETASISVPDFSLTNQQGEPLGLSDMAGKIWVADFIFTNCPTICPAMTQEMARLQSEFVADPVYFVSFSVDPERDTAEVLTRYAKAYGADDRRWHFLTGDKAHIYQLAEHGFSLAAGHKGSEILHSPRFVLVKADGNIHDYYDSRSKPAMLRLRRDVKTLLKK
- the cyoE gene encoding heme o synthase; amino-acid sequence: MPSTTVTLPDNTDTANPPAKHTVFARRAADYIEFIKPRLVMMILVTTAAGFYLGAQQTVDWLRCLHTLIGAGLTAAGVLGLNQYLERDVDAQMKRTQERPLPDGRMNPLEALIVGVVLTGSGMLYLTFIVNTLSGFVISLIVVSYLFLYTPLKRKTSLCTLIGAVPGALPPVVGWVAARGTLTGEAWVLFAILFLWQLPHSLAIAYIYREDYAKAGFRLLPVIHPDGASTCRQIVINCVALLGIGLLPALYNVAGSVYFFTALLTGGTFLVFGIYLQRTRSVKAARYLLYASLLYLPVVFITMALDKI
- a CDS encoding cytochrome C oxidase subunit IV family protein, which encodes MAQDGHTEHPKYMNIFWWLLGLTVAEVLVVIPDLPIAIKAILLIGMACSKAALVAIYFMHLKFERKTLAAIVITPFLICVFLVVMLMPDLTLDTRLDGIEKPAAEVVDTSAH
- a CDS encoding cytochrome c oxidase subunit 3, translating into MEHATTLDHTEDVYEPSLTPDSLGKLGMWIFLVGDTMSFGALLAAYAALRAGAGVVGWVPPDEILGINLTAAMTFLLICSSVTMVKALESIQNGNVSRMCLFLGLTIAGGIIFLGLQAYEWTHLIKHGLTLTGIPEHGLKSATISGSTLFGPTFYAITGFHGMHVTGGVIYLIVILIHGLRGRYTAEFNHEVEIVGLYWHFVDLIWIMVFTFIYLL
- a CDS encoding universal stress protein, with amino-acid sequence MIKKIYVPVDNSDYSDASIALAVEFAKKFGSQLVGSHVYAAKMHDVRFKQMEYTLPEEYQDEVELEKQRRIHDTLITMGLQLISDSYLEVMKQKCTEFDIPFEPKMPEGKHFIKLVEDIQESDYDLVIMGALGMGAVKDSLIGGVTERVVRRINTDTLVVRDLEPIEAHDGNILVGIDGSPESFSGLKTAIQLGRKFNKQVEAVGVYDPYLHYIVFNSVVNVLTERAARTFRFKEQEQLHEEVIDTGLAKIYQSHLEVARAIAKEEHDYALKITLLDGKAYEKILQYARKTNPWLLVLGRIGVHSEQEMDIGSTAENLLRLAPCNVFLSSQRYFPQIDVKAEETLVWTQEALDRMEKAPPLVRGIAKTAVHRFAIERGHSVITESVIDMAMEAIMPQRASEKLTRVAKEIAEQKVLESDAVQTYICGECGYAAHNQQPVQCPVCSSPPERFQMVDKTSLESMAVDEGGAAEEETFDGVRLQWSEQAKKALRGVPRGYMRRNVKARIEKSARAQKIGTITNAFATEIINDSMGEAAAVREDAPELRTLQAQTSDSQNAEVVPGFESPVQWTEEAIERLNLVPAGFMRNITQTRIEQRAQENNIEQVTLDFAARVIEDGRSLANEVLGQYYQQPDQE